A genomic stretch from Catenulispora sp. GP43 includes:
- a CDS encoding discoidin domain-containing protein has translation MRHGILTAGSPAPARRWRRGAIGLVLAAMLAALLPMLPLIPLTTAQATAQAAGSNLALGKAVSVSSSNSPYVGSNLNDGDQNSYWESANGSFPQWAQIDLGAATSVNQVVLKLPASWGARSETLSVQGSTDNSTFSTIVASTGYTFDPSANSNTVTISFGATSTRYVRVNITANTGWSAGQLSEFEVYGAAVSSNNLASGKTMSASGYSQNYVPANANDGNASTYWESTDNALPQWLQVDLGASVSVNQVVLKLPPSTSWGARTQTLAVQGSTDGSSFSDIVASAGYTFDPNANNNTVTINFNTTTTRYVRLNITANTGWPAGQIGEFEVYGPSGGDTTPPSAPTNLAYTQNSSGAVTLTWGASTDNVAVTGYDVYANNALLTSVPATALTYTDNPPATETVTYFVRAHDAAGNQSANSNSVTRTGASGGDTQPPTAPTNLAYTQPASGQVKLTWAASTDNVGVTGYDVFRNNAKVATVSGSTLTYTDSVADSLTVSYYVEAHDAAGNESTASNTVTRTGSGGNQTNLGLNKPIDGSAYTFTYAPANADDGDMTTYFEGSSYPSTLTEHLGANADITSVVVKLNPAAAWSARTQTIAVLGREQSATTFSTIVAAQSYSFDPSSNQNTVTIPVSARVADVELSITSNSGAPGGQVAEFQVFGTPAPNPDLTPTSSSWTPSAPVETDNVTASAVISNAGTAASVATDVNFYLGTNKVGSTTVGALAPGATQTVSAPIGTLTAGTYQLTTKVDESKKNFETQANQSYTNPTNLVVAPVQSADLVGTLSWTPPNPSNGNTVTFTASVKNQGTIATTSGSHGITVTLLDQNNSTVATLTGSISGTIAAGATAAPVTLGTWNAVNGKYTAHMVIATDPNELPIKVPHLTTDTPLFVGQGANMPYDSYKSTDGTLGGSAAIVGPNRTIGDIAGEATQRKAVTLDNTGDSVSWTSRESTNTFVLRYSLPDASGGGGINATLDLYANGTLVQPLNLTSHYAWLYGAETGPGDSPSAGSPRHIYDESSFLLANSYPTGTVFTLKKDSGNTSQYAIDFMNLEQTAPTANPDPAHLLVPAGFAQQDVQNAIDTVRQDTTGKYTGVYLPAGQYALTGRFTVYGKAIKIVGAGVWYTQFVAPQGQTNTDTGWDVQSTASGSSFSGFAWFGNYTTRVDGPGHTFQLTSVSNISIDNIWIEHNVVGVWGLTAVQNSSFTNMRIRDTLADGINLTNGSQNNLISNDEARTTGDDSFALFAAQDSCSGCKEINNTIQNVTAIAPWRAAGVAIYGGGANTVQNFNVSDTLCYPGLTISSLNFGFPFEGFEAAPQTTTIQNFSLARDGGHFWGNQAFGAIWAFSATNPFQGIRVSGGSITDPTYTGIMFQTDYVNNTAQYPFTDTTFSNMTISGAHANNDGFGNGKSGFGIWANPLPESGQGPAVGTVTFSGLTESNNDVNIQNTTSTMTINVNP, from the coding sequence ATGCGTCACGGAATACTCACGGCCGGCTCGCCGGCCCCGGCCCGACGATGGCGCCGCGGCGCGATCGGCCTGGTCCTGGCGGCCATGCTGGCCGCGCTGCTGCCCATGCTGCCGCTGATTCCCTTGACTACGGCACAGGCCACGGCACAGGCCGCGGGCAGCAACCTCGCGCTGGGCAAGGCGGTCTCCGTCTCCAGCTCGAACTCGCCCTACGTCGGGTCGAACCTGAACGACGGCGATCAGAACTCGTACTGGGAGAGCGCCAACGGCTCGTTCCCGCAGTGGGCGCAGATCGACCTGGGGGCCGCGACGTCGGTGAACCAGGTCGTGCTGAAGCTTCCGGCTTCCTGGGGTGCGCGCAGCGAAACCCTGTCGGTACAGGGCAGCACCGACAACTCCACGTTCTCCACGATCGTCGCCTCGACCGGGTACACCTTCGACCCGTCGGCGAACAGCAATACCGTGACGATCAGCTTCGGCGCGACCAGCACCCGGTACGTGCGGGTCAACATCACCGCGAACACCGGCTGGAGCGCCGGACAGCTGTCGGAGTTCGAGGTCTACGGCGCCGCCGTGTCCTCGAACAACCTGGCGTCCGGCAAGACGATGTCGGCCAGCGGCTACAGCCAGAACTACGTTCCGGCCAACGCCAACGACGGCAACGCCTCCACCTACTGGGAGAGCACCGACAACGCCCTGCCGCAGTGGCTGCAGGTCGACCTCGGCGCCTCGGTGTCGGTCAACCAGGTGGTGCTCAAGCTGCCGCCGTCCACCTCGTGGGGCGCGCGGACCCAGACGCTGGCCGTGCAGGGCAGCACTGACGGGTCCAGCTTCAGCGACATCGTCGCCTCGGCCGGGTACACGTTCGACCCGAACGCGAACAACAACACCGTGACGATCAACTTCAACACGACCACCACGCGGTACGTGCGGCTGAACATCACCGCGAACACCGGGTGGCCGGCCGGCCAGATCGGCGAGTTCGAGGTCTACGGCCCCTCCGGCGGCGACACCACGCCGCCGAGCGCGCCGACGAACCTGGCCTACACCCAGAACTCCTCCGGCGCGGTCACCCTGACCTGGGGTGCGAGCACCGACAACGTGGCCGTCACCGGCTACGACGTGTATGCCAACAACGCGCTGCTGACCTCGGTCCCGGCCACCGCGCTGACGTACACCGACAACCCGCCGGCCACCGAGACCGTCACCTACTTCGTGCGCGCGCACGACGCGGCGGGCAACCAGTCGGCGAACAGCAACAGCGTGACCCGCACCGGCGCCTCCGGCGGCGACACCCAGCCACCCACCGCGCCGACCAACCTCGCCTACACCCAGCCGGCCTCCGGCCAGGTGAAGCTGACCTGGGCGGCCAGCACCGACAACGTCGGCGTGACCGGCTATGACGTCTTCCGCAACAACGCGAAGGTCGCCACGGTCTCCGGCAGCACCCTGACGTACACCGACTCGGTCGCGGACTCCCTGACCGTGTCCTACTACGTCGAGGCGCACGACGCGGCCGGCAACGAGTCCACGGCGTCCAACACCGTGACCCGCACCGGCTCCGGCGGCAACCAGACCAACCTCGGGCTGAACAAGCCGATCGACGGCTCGGCGTACACCTTCACCTACGCCCCGGCGAACGCCGACGACGGTGATATGACCACGTACTTCGAGGGCTCGTCCTACCCCTCGACGCTGACCGAGCACCTGGGCGCCAACGCCGACATCACCTCGGTCGTGGTGAAGCTGAACCCGGCCGCGGCCTGGTCGGCCCGCACCCAGACCATCGCGGTCCTGGGCCGGGAGCAGAGCGCGACCACCTTCAGCACCATCGTGGCCGCGCAGAGCTACTCCTTCGACCCGAGCAGCAACCAGAACACCGTCACCATCCCGGTCAGCGCGCGCGTCGCCGACGTCGAGCTGTCCATCACCAGCAACAGCGGCGCCCCCGGCGGGCAGGTCGCGGAGTTCCAGGTCTTCGGCACCCCGGCGCCGAACCCGGACCTGACGCCGACCAGCTCCTCCTGGACCCCGTCCGCGCCGGTGGAGACCGACAACGTCACCGCCTCGGCGGTCATCAGCAACGCCGGCACCGCGGCCTCGGTCGCCACCGACGTCAACTTCTACCTGGGCACCAACAAGGTCGGCTCGACGACCGTCGGCGCGCTCGCGCCCGGCGCCACGCAGACCGTCTCGGCGCCGATCGGCACCCTGACCGCCGGCACCTACCAGCTCACCACCAAGGTCGACGAGTCGAAGAAGAACTTCGAGACGCAGGCCAACCAGAGCTACACCAACCCGACGAACCTGGTCGTCGCCCCGGTGCAGTCCGCCGACCTGGTCGGCACGCTGTCCTGGACGCCGCCGAACCCGTCGAACGGCAACACGGTGACGTTCACCGCCTCGGTGAAGAACCAGGGCACGATCGCCACCACCAGCGGCTCGCACGGCATCACGGTCACCCTGCTGGACCAGAACAACTCGACCGTGGCCACCCTGACCGGCTCGATCAGCGGCACGATCGCCGCCGGCGCCACCGCGGCCCCGGTGACCCTGGGCACGTGGAACGCCGTCAACGGCAAGTACACCGCGCACATGGTGATCGCGACCGACCCGAACGAACTGCCGATCAAGGTCCCGCACCTGACCACCGACACCCCGCTGTTCGTGGGTCAGGGTGCGAACATGCCCTACGACAGCTACAAGAGCACCGACGGCACCCTGGGCGGCTCGGCGGCGATCGTCGGCCCGAACCGCACCATCGGCGACATCGCCGGTGAGGCGACCCAGCGCAAGGCCGTGACGCTGGACAACACCGGCGACTCGGTCAGCTGGACCTCGCGGGAGTCGACGAACACGTTCGTCCTGCGCTACTCACTCCCGGACGCCTCGGGCGGCGGCGGCATCAACGCCACCCTCGACCTGTACGCGAACGGCACGCTGGTCCAGCCGCTGAACCTGACCTCGCACTACGCGTGGCTCTACGGCGCCGAGACCGGCCCCGGCGACTCCCCGAGCGCCGGCTCGCCGCGGCACATCTACGACGAGTCCAGCTTCCTGCTGGCCAACTCGTACCCGACGGGCACCGTGTTCACGTTGAAGAAGGACAGCGGGAACACCTCGCAGTACGCGATCGACTTCATGAACCTGGAGCAGACCGCGCCCACCGCGAACCCGGACCCGGCCCACCTGCTCGTCCCGGCCGGCTTCGCCCAGCAGGACGTGCAGAACGCCATCGACACCGTCCGCCAGGACACGACGGGCAAGTACACCGGCGTCTACCTGCCGGCCGGCCAGTACGCGCTGACCGGGCGCTTCACCGTCTACGGCAAGGCGATCAAGATCGTCGGCGCCGGCGTGTGGTACACCCAGTTCGTCGCCCCGCAGGGCCAGACGAACACGGACACCGGCTGGGACGTGCAGTCCACCGCCAGCGGTTCGTCGTTCAGCGGCTTCGCGTGGTTCGGCAACTACACCACCCGCGTGGACGGCCCGGGCCACACCTTCCAGCTCACCAGCGTGTCGAACATCTCGATCGACAACATCTGGATCGAGCACAACGTGGTGGGCGTCTGGGGCCTGACGGCCGTGCAGAACAGCTCGTTCACCAACATGCGCATCCGCGACACCCTCGCGGACGGCATCAACCTCACCAACGGCAGCCAGAACAACCTCATCTCCAACGACGAGGCCCGCACCACCGGCGACGACAGCTTCGCACTGTTCGCCGCCCAGGACAGCTGCAGCGGCTGCAAGGAGATCAACAACACCATCCAGAACGTGACAGCCATCGCCCCCTGGCGGGCGGCGGGCGTCGCGATCTACGGCGGCGGTGCCAACACGGTCCAGAACTTCAACGTCTCGGACACGCTGTGCTACCCCGGCCTGACGATCAGCTCGCTGAACTTCGGGTTCCCCTTCGAAGGATTCGAAGCCGCCCCGCAGACCACCACGATCCAGAACTTCTCCCTGGCTCGAGACGGTGGCCACTTCTGGGGCAACCAGGCGTTCGGAGCGATCTGGGCGTTCTCGGCGACGAACCCCTTCCAGGGGATCAGGGTGAGCGGCGGGTCGATCACCGATCCGACGTACACCGGGATCATGTTCCAGACGGACTACGTGAACAACACAGCGCAGTACCCGTTCACGGACACCACGTTCTCGAACATGACGATCAGCGGCGCCCACGCCAACAACGACGGGTTCGGCAACGGCAAGTCCGGGTTCGGCATCTGGGCGAACCCGCTGCCGGAGTCGGGGCAGGGGCCGGCCGTCGGGACGGTCACGTTCAGCGGTCTGACGGAGAGCAACAACGACGTCAACATCCAGAACACGACCAGCACGATGACGATCAACGTGAATCCGTAA
- a CDS encoding 4'-phosphopantetheinyl transferase codes for MIEEILPASVVSVETRTDIDDLFPEEAELVARAVEKRRREFATARWCARKALADLGHEAAPILRGPKNEPLWPDGIVGALTHCDGYRAAAVAPATAITGLGIDAEPHEELPAGTLKLIARPEEIPVLADLASQYPATHWDKVLFSAKESVYKAWYPLARRWLDFQDATLHFDPRARAFEAELHQPGLVVGGVELRRLSGRFAVGDGLVVTAVVIEG; via the coding sequence GTGATCGAGGAGATCCTGCCGGCCTCTGTGGTGTCGGTGGAGACCCGCACCGACATCGACGACCTGTTCCCGGAGGAGGCCGAACTGGTCGCCCGGGCCGTCGAGAAGCGCCGCCGGGAGTTCGCCACGGCCCGCTGGTGCGCCCGCAAAGCCCTGGCCGACCTGGGCCACGAAGCGGCCCCGATCCTGCGCGGCCCGAAGAACGAGCCCCTGTGGCCGGACGGCATCGTCGGCGCCCTGACCCACTGCGACGGCTACCGCGCCGCGGCGGTGGCACCCGCCACGGCCATAACCGGCCTGGGCATAGACGCCGAACCGCACGAGGAACTCCCGGCCGGCACGCTGAAGCTGATCGCCCGCCCGGAGGAGATCCCGGTGCTCGCGGACCTGGCCTCGCAGTACCCTGCGACGCACTGGGACAAGGTCCTCTTCAGTGCGAAGGAGTCGGTCTACAAGGCCTGGTACCCGCTGGCCCGCCGCTGGCTCGACTTCCAGGACGCGACCCTGCACTTCGACCCGCGGGCCCGGGCCTTCGAGGCCGAGCTGCACCAGCCCGGGCTCGTCGTCGGCGGCGTGGAGCTGCGGCGGCTGAGCGGGCGCTTCGCGGTCGGGGACGGGTTGGTGGTGACGGCGGTCGTCATCGAAGGCTGA
- a CDS encoding metallophosphoesterase produces MDGARVWAVSDLHVAHPDNRAIVERLRPVHRDDWLLVAGDVGEMFEDVVAALELLAGRFAKVIWTPGNHELWTHPKDPVTLRGEHRYLGLVERCRALGVVTPEDGYPVWTGEGGPAVIAPLFVLYDYTFMPPGARDTAEGLAIAEAAGIVCTDQYLLHPDPYPSREDWCRTRVAYTEHRLADLDPAVPTVLVNHYPLVRTPTRILRYPEFAQWCGTEATADWHKRFNATDMVYGHLHIPRRTVYDNVRFTEVSLGYPREWSQRPPVDPLRQILPTPPPQPTAPSTSGEAAGS; encoded by the coding sequence ATGGATGGCGCGCGTGTCTGGGCGGTGAGCGATCTCCATGTCGCGCACCCCGACAATCGGGCAATCGTGGAACGGCTGCGGCCTGTGCACCGGGACGACTGGCTGCTGGTCGCCGGCGATGTCGGCGAGATGTTCGAGGACGTCGTCGCGGCGCTGGAACTGCTGGCGGGCCGGTTCGCCAAGGTGATCTGGACGCCGGGCAACCACGAGCTGTGGACCCACCCGAAGGACCCGGTCACGCTGCGCGGCGAGCACCGCTACCTGGGCCTGGTCGAACGCTGCCGGGCGCTGGGCGTCGTGACCCCCGAGGACGGGTACCCGGTCTGGACCGGCGAGGGCGGGCCGGCGGTGATCGCCCCGCTGTTCGTGCTCTACGACTACACCTTCATGCCCCCCGGCGCCCGCGACACGGCCGAGGGCCTGGCCATCGCCGAGGCCGCCGGCATCGTCTGCACCGACCAGTACCTCCTGCACCCGGACCCGTATCCGAGCCGCGAGGACTGGTGCCGCACGCGCGTGGCGTACACCGAGCACCGGCTCGCCGATCTGGACCCCGCGGTACCGACCGTCCTGGTGAACCACTACCCGCTGGTCCGCACGCCCACCAGGATCCTGCGATACCCCGAGTTCGCGCAGTGGTGCGGCACCGAGGCCACCGCCGACTGGCACAAGCGGTTCAACGCCACGGACATGGTCTACGGGCACCTGCACATCCCGCGCCGCACGGTCTATGACAACGTGCGCTTCACCGAGGTCTCCCTGGGCTACCCGCGCGAGTGGAGCCAGCGCCCGCCGGTCGACCCGCTGCGCCAGATCCTGCCGACCCCGCCGCCCCAGCCGACCGCGCCGTCGACCTCAGGAGAGGCGGCGGGATCGTGA
- a CDS encoding phosphopantetheine-binding protein, producing the protein MWDERFEESVRRYLPYLPADEELAADTPLRDFGLDSLATVELLSALEASYDVRFQDEALSLATFETPEVLWKTLSRIREQV; encoded by the coding sequence ATGTGGGATGAGCGATTCGAAGAATCCGTACGCCGCTATCTGCCATATCTGCCCGCCGACGAGGAACTGGCCGCCGACACCCCGCTGCGGGATTTCGGCCTGGACTCGCTGGCGACGGTGGAGCTGCTGTCCGCGCTGGAGGCCTCTTACGACGTCCGGTTCCAGGACGAGGCCCTGTCGCTGGCCACGTTCGAGACGCCCGAGGTGCTGTGGAAGACCCTGTCCCGGATCCGGGAGCAGGTGTAG
- a CDS encoding AMP-binding protein yields the protein MEFPTEQTLPARFQRGLALAPERTALRHGDQAWTYRQLHERALIWAGALAAAEAKAVGVLAAKGPEAYTGILAALYAGATVVPLRPDFPAARLAQMAEAAQADVVIADAGALPVLEQVCGGQGRAALVVGPDDAATPVDGLPFATLKADPAAALAEPRPVAAEDLAYILFTSGSTGRPKGVRLTHRGFAHYFSLLDARYDFAPTDVFSQVFDLNFDCSVFDLFCAWGAGAEFTTVPPQAFRALPEFLAERGVTVWFSTPSAIDLVRRTGGLAPGAMPGLRWSFFAGEALTCRDVEDWRRAAPAATVENLYGPTELTVTVSAYRWSDTRTPRVAVNGVVPIGAVHAGHDVLLLDADGNPAAEEGELCIAGPQMTTGYLDPADGPGRFLERNGLRYYRTGDRARRIGPGGEAVTTGTDLAYLGRLDSQIQVQGWRIEPAEVEHALRACGVQDAVVVGAPTDGGVVLVAYYTGEPHSAVELVRGLREQLPIGAIPRRFTRIEQFPLSPNRKVDRGALTALAAAERDL from the coding sequence ATGGAATTCCCGACAGAACAAACCCTTCCGGCCCGCTTCCAGCGCGGCCTGGCCCTGGCCCCGGAGCGGACGGCGCTGCGCCACGGAGACCAGGCCTGGACCTACCGGCAGCTGCATGAACGAGCTCTGATATGGGCCGGCGCGCTGGCGGCCGCGGAGGCGAAGGCGGTGGGCGTCCTGGCGGCCAAGGGCCCCGAGGCCTACACCGGGATCCTCGCCGCGCTCTACGCCGGCGCCACGGTGGTGCCCCTGCGCCCGGACTTCCCGGCCGCCCGGCTGGCCCAGATGGCCGAGGCCGCGCAGGCCGACGTCGTGATCGCCGACGCGGGCGCGCTGCCGGTCCTGGAACAGGTCTGCGGCGGTCAGGGCCGGGCGGCGCTCGTGGTCGGTCCGGACGACGCGGCGACCCCGGTCGACGGCCTGCCCTTCGCCACGCTGAAGGCGGACCCGGCCGCGGCCCTCGCCGAGCCACGGCCGGTGGCCGCCGAGGACTTGGCTTACATCCTGTTCACCTCTGGATCGACGGGCCGGCCCAAGGGGGTGCGGCTGACGCACCGAGGCTTCGCGCACTACTTCTCACTGCTGGACGCGCGCTACGACTTCGCCCCGACCGACGTCTTCTCCCAGGTCTTCGACCTGAACTTCGACTGCTCGGTGTTCGACCTCTTCTGTGCCTGGGGCGCGGGCGCGGAGTTCACGACCGTGCCGCCGCAGGCCTTCCGCGCGCTGCCGGAGTTCCTGGCTGAGCGCGGCGTGACCGTCTGGTTCTCCACCCCCAGCGCCATCGACCTGGTGCGCCGCACCGGCGGCCTGGCCCCCGGCGCCATGCCCGGACTGCGCTGGAGCTTCTTCGCCGGGGAGGCGCTCACGTGCCGGGACGTCGAGGACTGGCGCCGGGCCGCACCGGCGGCGACCGTGGAGAACCTGTACGGCCCGACCGAGCTCACGGTGACCGTCTCGGCCTACCGCTGGTCCGACACCCGGACGCCGCGCGTGGCGGTCAACGGCGTGGTCCCGATCGGCGCCGTGCACGCCGGCCACGACGTCCTCCTGCTCGACGCCGACGGCAACCCGGCCGCCGAGGAAGGAGAGCTCTGCATCGCCGGTCCCCAGATGACCACCGGGTACCTGGACCCCGCCGACGGCCCCGGCCGGTTCCTGGAACGCAATGGCCTGCGTTACTACCGCACCGGCGACCGCGCGCGCCGCATCGGCCCCGGCGGCGAGGCTGTTACTACGGGTACTGATCTGGCGTACCTGGGCCGCCTGGACTCCCAGATCCAGGTGCAGGGCTGGCGGATCGAGCCGGCCGAGGTCGAGCACGCGCTGCGGGCCTGCGGGGTCCAGGACGCCGTCGTCGTGGGCGCCCCGACGGACGGCGGCGTCGTGCTCGTGGCCTACTACACCGGCGAGCCGCATTCGGCGGTCGAGCTGGTCCGCGGGCTGCGCGAGCAACTGCCGATCGGTGCGATCCCGCGCCGGTTCACGCGGATCGAGCAGTTCCCGTTGTCGCCCAACCGGAAGGTGGACCGCGGGGCGCTCACCGCCCTGGCCGCCGCCGAGCGCGATCTCTGA
- a CDS encoding FtsX-like permease family protein, protein MFRLALSSLRSRKGSFAATFINVFLGAGILMAFSSLFDTGAAAGVSKQDKKTLTTMCFVVDGWGVLIVAFGIAATLNLVVRQRGTEIGLLKSAGAVPGQITRMIMGETAVVALLGAVLALPAGFFAGRAVVATLASTHQVTHGIAYHFGPMALSIGLGDTFLAAAVAAYITGRRAATVSTREALVAGAVETSKMSKKRIAFGIFFLLLGSDCGVLVSTALKHKGYLTMSLAGEACIHVSIGLALLSPLLLRLVRLLVGGLIRGFGGAPGYLADLNMRQRSNRMAGVLMPIILFVGMATGSLYMQVIENDAVSSGREVRTQDTKNVETLNFVIVATIAVFAAVVLINLAVTSTVYRRREFGQQRLVGSTPGQVRRMVRLESVITVITGLLAGTVAALASVVPFSIARADKVVPHIGPAIYLGVVATVIVLTFAANGGATRKALREPALDALAAGR, encoded by the coding sequence GTGTTCCGCCTCGCTCTGAGCTCGCTGCGCTCGCGCAAGGGCTCCTTCGCCGCGACGTTCATCAACGTCTTCCTCGGCGCCGGCATCCTCATGGCCTTCTCCTCGCTGTTCGACACCGGCGCCGCCGCCGGGGTCTCCAAGCAGGACAAGAAGACCCTGACCACGATGTGCTTCGTGGTGGACGGCTGGGGGGTGCTGATCGTGGCCTTCGGGATCGCGGCCACCCTGAACCTCGTGGTGCGCCAGCGCGGCACCGAGATCGGCCTGCTGAAGTCGGCCGGCGCGGTCCCCGGCCAGATCACCCGCATGATCATGGGCGAGACCGCGGTGGTCGCGCTGCTGGGCGCGGTCCTGGCGCTGCCCGCCGGCTTCTTCGCCGGGCGCGCCGTGGTCGCCACCCTGGCCTCCACCCACCAGGTGACGCACGGCATCGCCTACCACTTCGGGCCGATGGCGCTGAGCATCGGCCTGGGCGACACGTTCCTGGCCGCCGCCGTCGCCGCCTACATCACCGGCCGCCGGGCCGCCACCGTCAGCACGCGGGAGGCCCTGGTCGCCGGCGCGGTCGAGACCTCGAAGATGAGCAAGAAGCGGATCGCCTTCGGCATCTTCTTCCTGCTGCTCGGCAGCGACTGCGGCGTCCTGGTCTCCACCGCGCTCAAGCACAAGGGATACCTGACGATGTCGCTGGCCGGCGAGGCGTGCATCCACGTCTCCATCGGCCTGGCACTGTTGTCCCCGCTGCTGCTGCGCCTGGTCCGGCTGCTGGTCGGCGGCCTGATCCGGGGCTTCGGCGGGGCCCCGGGCTACCTGGCCGACCTGAACATGCGGCAGCGCTCGAACCGGATGGCCGGGGTGCTGATGCCGATCATCCTGTTCGTCGGGATGGCCACCGGCTCGCTGTACATGCAGGTCATCGAGAACGACGCGGTGTCCTCCGGCCGGGAGGTGCGGACCCAGGACACGAAGAACGTGGAGACGCTGAACTTCGTCATCGTCGCCACGATCGCGGTCTTCGCCGCGGTGGTGCTGATCAACCTCGCGGTCACCTCGACGGTCTACCGCCGGCGCGAGTTCGGCCAGCAGCGGCTGGTCGGCAGCACGCCGGGGCAGGTCCGGCGGATGGTCCGGCTGGAGAGCGTGATCACGGTGATCACCGGCCTGCTGGCCGGGACCGTGGCGGCGCTGGCCTCGGTGGTGCCGTTCAGCATCGCCCGGGCGGACAAGGTGGTGCCGCACATCGGGCCCGCCATCTATCTGGGAGTGGTGGCCACGGTCATCGTCCTGACGTTCGCGGCGAACGGGGGCGCCACGCGCAAGGCACTGCGCGAGCCCGCGCTCGACGCTCTCGCGGCAGGGCGCTGA
- a CDS encoding ABC transporter ATP-binding protein: MIRGNTQVRQDDVLRLVSVSKVYDKTGVPVTALKNVNLSLAAGTFTAIMGPSGSGKSTLLQCASGLDQPTSGQVSIAGQPMAFGDETELTKFRRGRIGFVFQQFNLLPSLTVQQNITLPARLEGKRVDKARMAAVVSRVGLSGRLGHRPAQLSGGEQQRVAIARALVANPKILFADEPTGALDTHRAGEVLNLFDQAVREFGQTVIMVTHDPIAASHADLVLFLVDGQIVDEMAHPNPASVAEEMARLGEEVTRRHAGSES, from the coding sequence ATGATTCGAGGAAACACCCAGGTCCGGCAGGACGACGTGCTCCGGCTGGTCTCGGTGAGCAAGGTCTACGACAAGACCGGAGTGCCGGTCACCGCTTTGAAGAACGTGAACCTGTCCCTGGCCGCGGGCACGTTCACCGCGATCATGGGCCCCTCGGGCTCGGGCAAGAGCACGCTGCTGCAGTGCGCCTCCGGGCTGGACCAGCCGACCAGCGGCCAGGTGAGCATCGCCGGGCAGCCGATGGCGTTCGGCGACGAGACCGAGCTGACCAAGTTCCGCCGCGGCCGGATCGGCTTCGTGTTCCAGCAGTTCAATCTGCTGCCCTCCCTCACGGTGCAGCAGAACATCACCCTGCCGGCGCGGCTGGAGGGCAAGCGCGTGGACAAGGCCCGGATGGCCGCCGTGGTCTCGCGGGTGGGCCTGTCCGGCCGGCTCGGCCACCGGCCGGCCCAGCTGTCCGGCGGTGAGCAGCAGCGGGTGGCGATCGCCCGGGCGCTGGTCGCCAACCCCAAGATCCTGTTCGCCGACGAGCCGACCGGCGCGCTGGACACCCACCGGGCCGGCGAGGTGCTGAACCTGTTCGACCAGGCCGTGCGCGAGTTCGGGCAGACGGTGATCATGGTGACCCACGACCCGATCGCCGCCTCGCACGCCGACCTGGTGCTCTTCCTGGTCGACGGGCAGATCGTGGACGAGATGGCGCACCCGAACCCGGCCTCGGTGGCCGAGGAGATGGCCCGCCTCGGCGAGGAAGTCACCCGCCGTCACGCCGGATCGGAGTCCTGA
- a CDS encoding thioesterase II family protein, translated as MTTTTQTTSTQTTNAQSANAQSANAQSQGQSQSQGQNRARAATGDWIRRFQPAEDAAVRLLCLPHAGGAATYYFPVARALAPEVDVLAVQYPGRQDRRTEPVIDDIRALADLVTAELLPWCDRPVALFGHSMGAMVGYEVARRLEAQGITPLGLFASGRRAPSTVREESVHRRDDQGIIKALKELSGTGDEVLEDEDLLPMVITAVRGDYKAVETYQADDGPVLGCPIHVLTGDSDDMTTAEEAQAWERHTTGECRVEQFPGGHFFLSEQAPSVIASVRAGLRAWAAGAQHP; from the coding sequence ATGACGACGACCACTCAGACGACGAGTACTCAGACGACGAACGCTCAGTCGGCGAACGCTCAGTCGGCGAACGCTCAGAGCCAGGGCCAGAGCCAGAGCCAGGGCCAGAACCGGGCCCGCGCCGCCACCGGCGACTGGATCCGCCGCTTCCAGCCCGCCGAGGACGCCGCCGTGCGCCTGCTGTGCCTGCCGCACGCCGGCGGCGCCGCGACGTACTACTTCCCCGTCGCCAGGGCGCTGGCCCCCGAGGTCGACGTGCTGGCCGTGCAGTACCCGGGCCGGCAGGACCGGCGCACCGAACCGGTGATCGACGACATCCGCGCCCTGGCCGACCTGGTCACCGCCGAGCTGCTGCCGTGGTGCGACCGGCCGGTGGCGCTGTTCGGCCACAGCATGGGCGCCATGGTCGGCTACGAAGTGGCCCGGCGCCTGGAGGCCCAGGGCATCACGCCGCTCGGGCTGTTCGCCTCCGGCCGGCGGGCCCCCTCCACCGTGCGCGAGGAATCGGTGCACCGCCGCGACGACCAGGGCATCATCAAGGCCCTGAAGGAGCTCAGCGGCACCGGGGACGAGGTCCTCGAGGACGAGGACCTGCTGCCCATGGTCATCACCGCGGTGCGCGGGGACTACAAGGCGGTGGAGACCTACCAGGCCGACGACGGCCCGGTGCTCGGCTGCCCGATCCACGTGCTCACCGGCGACAGCGACGACATGACCACCGCGGAGGAGGCCCAGGCCTGGGAGCGGCACACCACGGGGGAGTGCCGTGTCGAGCAGTTCCCCGGCGGTCACTTCTTCCTCAGCGAGCAGGCGCCCAGCGTGATCGCGTCGGTGCGCGCCGGGCTGCGCGCGTGGGCGGCCGGGGCGCAGCACCCCTAG